In Thermomonas paludicola, the following are encoded in one genomic region:
- a CDS encoding 4Fe-4S dicluster domain-containing protein — protein sequence MSKRIDIDLLDSGGDSVYVSERKVYPRDVSGRFDRLRKLAVFWLLGMYYVFPWLTWDGRQAVLFDLPARKFHVFGLTFWPQDFSLLALLLMVLAFTLFFTTALAGRLWCGYACPQTVWTECFLWMERWTEGDRAKRMKLDAGPWNREKILRKGAKHALWLVFALWTGFTFVGFFTPIASLGARILPFDWNGWETFWVLFYSLATWGNAGILREQVCKYMCPYARFQSAMFDRDTLIIAYDPMRGEPRGPRKRGLVSVLQRARGLLDIQTAYDYVFRASQHPSAAQARLQAAGTITFETHAEAAPLPKFEPDELGDCIDCTMCVQVCPVGIDIRNGLQYECIACGACIDACDDVMDKMGMPHGLIRYTTQQALDGHGGRVLRPRIFVYAALLTALVAAWTWGVINRSPLIADVLRDRNALYQQQGDHVANGYTLKLVNKTDADHSYRVRIEPADNAVLTLKDAPLIVRVPAGTVLAQEVEVGAANGITGRHGLAFVIEATDGSAKARVDSTFFGPM from the coding sequence GTGAGCAAACGCATCGACATCGATCTGCTGGATTCCGGCGGCGATTCCGTCTATGTGAGCGAGCGCAAGGTGTATCCGCGCGACGTGTCCGGGCGCTTCGACCGGCTGCGCAAACTGGCCGTGTTCTGGCTGTTGGGCATGTACTACGTGTTCCCGTGGCTCACATGGGATGGCCGCCAGGCGGTGTTGTTCGACCTGCCGGCACGCAAGTTCCATGTCTTCGGCCTGACCTTCTGGCCGCAGGATTTCAGCCTGCTGGCCCTGCTGCTGATGGTCCTGGCCTTCACCTTGTTCTTCACCACGGCGCTGGCGGGCCGCCTGTGGTGCGGCTATGCCTGCCCGCAAACGGTCTGGACCGAGTGTTTCCTGTGGATGGAACGCTGGACCGAGGGCGACCGCGCCAAGCGGATGAAGCTGGACGCCGGCCCGTGGAACCGCGAAAAGATCCTGCGCAAGGGCGCCAAGCATGCGCTCTGGCTGGTGTTTGCGCTGTGGACCGGCTTCACCTTCGTCGGCTTCTTCACCCCCATCGCCAGCCTGGGCGCACGCATCCTGCCCTTCGACTGGAATGGCTGGGAAACCTTCTGGGTGCTGTTCTATTCGCTGGCCACCTGGGGCAATGCCGGCATCCTGCGCGAGCAGGTGTGCAAGTACATGTGCCCGTATGCGCGCTTCCAGAGCGCCATGTTCGACCGTGACACCCTGATCATCGCCTACGACCCGATGCGCGGCGAACCACGCGGCCCGCGCAAGCGCGGCCTCGTGAGCGTGCTGCAGCGCGCGCGCGGCCTGCTGGATATCCAAACCGCCTACGACTACGTGTTCCGCGCCAGCCAGCACCCCAGCGCTGCGCAGGCACGCCTACAGGCAGCCGGCACCATCACCTTCGAGACCCATGCAGAGGCGGCGCCGTTGCCCAAGTTCGAGCCGGACGAGCTCGGCGACTGCATCGATTGCACGATGTGCGTGCAGGTGTGCCCGGTCGGGATCGACATCCGCAATGGCCTGCAGTACGAGTGCATCGCCTGCGGCGCCTGCATCGATGCCTGCGACGACGTGATGGACAAGATGGGCATGCCGCACGGGCTGATCCGCTACACCACCCAGCAGGCGCTGGATGGACACGGCGGACGGGTGCTGCGCCCGCGCATTTTCGTCTATGCAGCGCTGTTGACGGCACTGGTCGCCGCGTGGACGTGGGGCGTGATCAACCGCAGTCCATTGATCGCCGATGTGCTGCGCGACCGCAATGCGCTGTACCAGCAACAAGGCGACCATGTCGCCAACGGCTACACGCTGAAGCTGGTGAACAAGACCGACGCCGACCACAGCTATCGCGTGCGCATCGAGCCTGCCGACAACGCCGTGCTGACGCTGAAGGATGCGCCGCTGATCGTGCGCGTCCCGGCTGGCACCGTGCTGGCGCAGGAAGTCGAGGTCGGTGCAGCCAACGGCATCACGGGGCGCCACGGCCTGGCCTTCGTGATCGAGGCCACCGACGGCAGCGCGAAGGCGCGCGTGGACAGCACTTTCTTCGGTCCGATGTAA
- the ccoO gene encoding cytochrome-c oxidase, cbb3-type subunit II produces MGIAHEKIEKNIGLMAVLVAIAVSLGGLAEIVPLMFQAEAIQPLPGVKPYPALELAGRDVYVREGCYNCHSQMVRTLRFETERYGHYSLAGESVYDRPFQWGSKRTGPDLARIGGRYSDDWHRVHLNNPRDVVPESNMPGFPWLVKNKLDGATVQSHMRALKRLGDPYSDAEIAAAPAAVEGKTELDALVAFLQGLGKHAPRGN; encoded by the coding sequence ATGGGAATCGCACACGAAAAAATCGAGAAGAACATCGGCCTGATGGCCGTGCTGGTCGCCATCGCCGTGTCCCTGGGTGGTCTGGCCGAAATCGTTCCGCTGATGTTCCAGGCCGAGGCGATCCAGCCTTTGCCTGGGGTGAAACCCTACCCCGCGCTGGAGCTGGCCGGGCGCGACGTGTATGTCCGCGAAGGCTGCTACAACTGCCATTCGCAGATGGTGCGCACGCTGCGCTTCGAAACCGAGCGCTATGGCCACTATTCGCTGGCCGGCGAGTCGGTGTATGACCGCCCGTTCCAGTGGGGCTCCAAGCGCACCGGGCCGGATCTGGCCCGCATCGGCGGCCGCTATTCCGACGATTGGCATCGCGTCCACTTGAACAACCCGCGCGACGTGGTGCCGGAATCCAACATGCCCGGCTTCCCGTGGCTGGTAAAGAACAAGCTCGACGGCGCCACCGTGCAATCGCACATGCGCGCGCTCAAGCGCCTCGGCGATCCCTATTCCGATGCCGAGATCGCGGCCGCGCCTGCCGCCGTCGAAGGGAAAACCGAACTGGATGCGCTGGTGGCCTTCCTGCAAGGCCTCGGCAAGCACGCGCCGCGGGGGAACTGA
- a CDS encoding cyclic nucleotide-binding domain-containing protein has translation MSEPIPLDLARLRRTCAECSLQMLCLPAGVDAEDVSRLEAVVQRRRPLVKGESLFRTGDPLRALYVASEGTFKTVVVNASGEEHVLGFHLPGELFGLDAIGSGLHRCEAVALTDARVCELPYAHLASIAAHVPSLQHQLLRVIGQSADRDHDHVDVLSRRQASERIALFVHGLSERYRRIGRPADDFHLPMSRDEIARYLGLVLETVSRGFSRLHEDGIIEVHGRRVRILDGRALSTAANGCEGDQSPQPGKRGRA, from the coding sequence ATGAGTGAACCCATTCCGCTGGACCTGGCGCGACTGCGCCGTACGTGTGCGGAGTGCTCGCTGCAGATGCTGTGCCTGCCGGCGGGCGTCGATGCCGAGGACGTGTCGCGCCTGGAGGCGGTGGTGCAGCGGCGGCGACCACTGGTCAAGGGCGAAAGCCTGTTCCGCACCGGCGATCCGCTGCGCGCCCTGTACGTGGCCAGCGAGGGGACGTTCAAGACCGTGGTGGTGAATGCCTCGGGTGAAGAACACGTGCTCGGGTTTCATCTGCCGGGCGAGCTGTTCGGGTTGGACGCGATCGGCAGCGGCCTGCATCGCTGCGAGGCCGTGGCGCTGACCGATGCGCGCGTGTGCGAGTTGCCTTACGCGCACCTGGCGTCGATCGCGGCCCATGTGCCCAGCCTGCAGCACCAGTTGCTGCGCGTGATCGGGCAGAGCGCCGACCGCGACCACGACCACGTGGACGTGCTGTCGCGCCGTCAGGCCAGCGAGCGCATCGCCCTGTTCGTGCATGGACTGAGCGAGCGCTATCGGCGCATCGGCCGGCCGGCCGATGATTTTCACCTGCCGATGAGCCGCGACGAGATTGCGCGCTATCTGGGCCTGGTGCTGGAAACGGTCAGCCGCGGCTTCAGCCGGCTTCACGAAGACGGCATCATCGAAGTGCATGGGCGGCGTGTGCGCATCCTCGACGGCCGCGCGCTGAGCACGGCAGCCAATGGTTGCGAGGGTGACCAGAGCCCGCAACCCGGCAAGCGCGGGCGTGCTTGA
- a CDS encoding cbb3-type cytochrome c oxidase subunit 3 has translation MISGIITTLLLLLFVGLWAWAWQPRLRSSFEATARLAVEDGVPAGEQITGNQGRKDA, from the coding sequence ATGATTTCCGGAATCATTACCACCTTGCTGCTGCTGCTGTTCGTCGGCCTGTGGGCTTGGGCGTGGCAGCCGCGCCTGCGCAGCAGTTTCGAAGCCACCGCACGCCTGGCGGTCGAGGACGGCGTGCCCGCCGGCGAGCAAATCACCGGCAACCAGGGGAGGAAGGACGCATGA
- the ccoN gene encoding cytochrome-c oxidase, cbb3-type subunit I, with the protein MQAITGTYNDKVVHQFAVATVFWGILGMAVGVFCAAQLYWPALNFDTPWLTYSRLRPLHTNGMIFAFGGSVLFATSLYVVQRTCHVRLISDKLATFVFWGWQAAMISAVITLPLGITQSKEYAELEWPIDLWIAIVWIAYGWLFFGTIAKRRVKHIYVANWFYGAYVIAVALLHIVNNLVMPASLWKSYSVYSGAVDAMAQWWYGHNGVAFLLTVGYLAMMYYFVPKQAQRPIYSYRLSIVHFWALISIYMWAGPHHLHYTALPDWAQSVGMVFSVILLAPSWGGAMNGILTLSGVWHKLRTDPILKFLIVAISFYMIATFEGPLLSIKTVNSLSHYTDWTIGHVHAGTLGWVAMISIGSLYSLYPRLLGLPGMYSTRLIDTHFWLHTIGVVFYIVSMWIAGITQGLMWRATNPDGTLTYSFVEGLVATYPYYLGRLLGGLLILSGMCLMAWHMWRTWQQAHGVAEHPILVPDTAEAQA; encoded by the coding sequence ATGCAAGCCATCACCGGCACCTACAACGACAAGGTGGTGCACCAGTTCGCGGTTGCCACCGTGTTCTGGGGCATCCTCGGCATGGCCGTCGGCGTCTTCTGCGCCGCGCAGCTGTACTGGCCTGCACTCAATTTCGACACCCCGTGGCTGACCTACAGCCGCCTGCGCCCCCTGCACACCAACGGCATGATCTTCGCCTTCGGCGGCTCGGTGCTGTTCGCCACCTCGCTGTACGTGGTGCAGCGCACCTGCCACGTGCGCCTGATCTCCGACAAGCTGGCCACCTTCGTGTTCTGGGGCTGGCAAGCGGCAATGATCAGCGCCGTCATCACCCTGCCGCTGGGCATCACCCAAAGCAAGGAATACGCCGAGCTCGAATGGCCGATCGACCTGTGGATCGCCATTGTCTGGATCGCCTACGGCTGGCTGTTTTTCGGCACCATCGCCAAGCGCCGGGTCAAGCACATCTACGTCGCCAACTGGTTCTATGGCGCCTACGTGATCGCGGTGGCGCTGCTGCACATCGTCAACAACCTGGTGATGCCCGCCAGCCTGTGGAAGTCGTACTCGGTCTACAGCGGCGCGGTGGATGCGATGGCGCAATGGTGGTACGGCCACAACGGCGTGGCGTTCCTGCTGACCGTGGGCTACCTGGCGATGATGTACTACTTCGTGCCCAAGCAGGCGCAGCGCCCGATCTACTCCTACCGCCTGTCCATCGTCCACTTCTGGGCGCTGATCTCCATCTACATGTGGGCCGGCCCGCACCACCTGCATTACACCGCCCTGCCCGACTGGGCGCAGTCGGTGGGCATGGTGTTCTCGGTGATCCTGCTGGCGCCCAGCTGGGGCGGCGCGATGAACGGCATCCTCACGCTCTCGGGCGTGTGGCACAAGCTGCGCACCGACCCGATCCTGAAGTTCCTGATCGTGGCGATCAGCTTCTACATGATTGCCACCTTCGAAGGCCCGCTGCTGTCGATCAAGACGGTCAATTCGCTGTCGCATTACACCGACTGGACCATCGGCCACGTGCATGCGGGCACCCTGGGTTGGGTGGCGATGATCTCGATCGGCTCGCTGTACTCGCTGTACCCGCGCCTGCTGGGCCTGCCGGGGATGTACTCGACCAGGCTGATCGACACGCACTTCTGGCTGCACACCATCGGCGTGGTGTTCTACATCGTCTCGATGTGGATCGCCGGCATCACCCAGGGCCTGATGTGGCGCGCCACCAACCCCGACGGCACCCTGACCTACAGCTTCGTTGAAGGTCTGGTGGCCACCTATCCGTACTATCTGGGCCGCCTGCTGGGCGGGCTGCTGATTCTGTCGGGCATGTGCCTGATGGCCTGGCATATGTGGCGCACCTGGCAGCAGGCGCACGGCGTTGCCGAGCATCCGATCCTGGTTCCCGATACCGCTGAAGCCCAGGCCTGA
- the ccoP gene encoding cytochrome-c oxidase, cbb3-type subunit III has protein sequence MTTAWNWYVIALVLFNLLGCAWLLWWTSKRRPGDPKPEDTSHYWDGDITEYNKPMPRWWINGFYFAIVFAFGYLFWYGGFGTYQGFGHWSSKGEHDQEAALANAQLEKTFAPYKGQMIDALARDPQALKLGKSIFANNCATCHGSSARGAVGYPNLTDDIWHWGGSPEQILHTVLNGREGVMPSWGKVLEGMGGPDAVDYVIAYVHQLGEKDGGSRTDYATARGKTLFEGVCVACHGKDGKGDQKVGAPDLTDSYWLYGDSRAVLHETIANGRHGVMPAWGKILGDTRSRLVAAYVWSLSHQAKPGTPTPQ, from the coding sequence ATGACCACCGCATGGAACTGGTATGTCATCGCGCTGGTGCTGTTCAACCTGCTGGGCTGCGCCTGGCTGCTGTGGTGGACCTCCAAGCGCCGCCCCGGCGACCCAAAACCGGAAGACACCAGCCACTACTGGGACGGCGACATCACCGAATACAACAAGCCGATGCCGCGCTGGTGGATCAACGGCTTCTACTTCGCCATCGTGTTCGCCTTCGGCTACCTGTTCTGGTACGGCGGCTTCGGCACGTATCAGGGCTTCGGCCACTGGAGCTCGAAGGGCGAGCACGACCAGGAAGCGGCGCTGGCCAACGCGCAGCTGGAAAAGACCTTCGCCCCGTACAAGGGCCAGATGATCGACGCGCTGGCGCGCGATCCGCAGGCGCTCAAGCTGGGCAAGTCGATTTTCGCCAACAACTGCGCCACCTGCCACGGTTCGTCGGCCAGAGGGGCGGTGGGTTATCCCAACCTGACCGATGACATCTGGCACTGGGGCGGCTCGCCCGAGCAGATCCTGCACACCGTGCTGAACGGCCGCGAAGGCGTGATGCCGAGCTGGGGCAAGGTGCTGGAAGGCATGGGCGGCCCCGATGCCGTGGACTACGTGATCGCCTACGTGCATCAACTGGGCGAGAAGGACGGCGGCAGCCGCACCGACTACGCCACCGCGCGCGGCAAGACCCTGTTCGAAGGCGTGTGCGTGGCCTGTCACGGCAAGGACGGCAAGGGCGACCAGAAAGTCGGTGCGCCTGACCTGACCGACAGCTACTGGCTGTACGGCGACAGCCGCGCTGTCCTGCACGAAACCATCGCCAACGGCCGTCACGGCGTCATGCCGGCCTGGGGTAAAATACTGGGCGATACCCGCTCCCGCCTGGTCGCGGCCTACGTCTGGTCGCTCTCCCACCAGGCCAAGCCAGGCACCCCGACCCCGCAATGA